One genomic region from Equus asinus isolate D_3611 breed Donkey chromosome 10, EquAss-T2T_v2, whole genome shotgun sequence encodes:
- the ACTL7A gene encoding actin-like protein 7A, with protein sequence MEGLSESTRALNSVWAPQTAITGDGPAKRVCEQASLQTQILQTASLKDGPAKRAVWVRSNHLEPEEPTKSTVVKEKPKLGVTKAVVVDLGTGYCKCGFAGLPKPTHNVSSTVGKPYMETAKTGDNRKETYVGQELINPGVRLKLTNPLRHGIIVDWDTVQDIWEYLFHQEMKIAPEQHAVLVSDPPLSPHTNREKYAEMLFETFSTPAMHIAYQSRLSMYSYGRTSGLVVEVGHGVSYVVPIYEGYPLPSITGRLDYAGSDMTAYLMGLMNNSGKYFTEDQMGIVEDIKKKCCFVALDPIEEKKVPATEHMIQYTLPDGQEIHLCQERFLCSEMFFKPSLIKSMQLGLHTQTVSCLNKCDIALKRDLMGNILLCGGSTMLRGFPNRLQKELSSMCPNDTPQVNVLPERDTAVWTGGSILASLQGFQPLWVHRSDYEEHGPFFLHRRCF encoded by the coding sequence ATGGAGGGGCTTTCTGAGAGCACGAGGGCTCTTAATAGTGTGTGGGCTCCACAGACAGCAATCACAGGGGATGGGCCTGCCAAGAGAGTATGTGAACAGGCATCCCTGCAGACACAAATCCTCCAGACTGCCTCCCTAAAGGACGGCCCGGCAAAGCGAGCAGTGTGGGTCCGCTCTAACCATTtggagccagaagaacctacCAAATCAACAGTGGTCAAGGAGAAGCCCAAGCTAGGGGTGACCAAAGCAGTGGTTGTGGACCTTGGCACTGGCTACTGTAAATGTGGCTttgctgggctgccaaagcccaCCCACAATGTCTCATCGACAGTGGGCAAGCCCTACATGGAGACTGCCAAAACCGGGGACAATCGCAAGGAGACATACGTGGGGCAGGAGCTCATCAATCCAGGGGTTCGTCTCAAGCTAACTAATCCTCTGCGACATGGCATTATCGTGGACTGGGATACAGTGCAGGATATCTGGGAATATCTCTTCCATCAAGAGATGAAGATTGCCCCAGAGCAGCATGCAGTCTTGGTTTCAGACCCACCCCTGAGCCCACACACCAACAGAGAGAAGTATGCTGAAATGCTGTTTGAAACCTTCAGCACTCCTGCAATGCACATCGCCTACCAGTCCCGCCTATCCATGTACTCCTATGGAAGGACCTCCGGCCTGGTTGTGGAGGTTGGCCACGGTGTCTCCTACGTAGTCCCCATCTACGAGGGTTATCCTTTGCCCAGCATCACTGGACGGCTAGACTATGCGGGATCTGACATGACAGCCTACTTGATGGGCCTGATGAACAACTCGGGGAAATACTTCACTGAGGACCAGATGGGCATTGTGGAGGACATCAAGAAGAAATGCTGCTTTGTGGCCCTGGACCCCATTGAAGAGAAGAAAGTCCCAGCTACTGAGCATATGATCCAGTACACGCTGCCAGACGGGCAGGAGATACACCTGTGCCAGGAAAGGTTCCTCTGCTCAGAGATGTTCTTCAAGCCTTCTCTGATCAAGTCCATGCAGCTGGGACTCCACACCCAGACAGTGTCCTGCCTTAACAAGTGTGATATCGCCCTCAAACGAGACCTCATGGGGAACATCCTGCTCTGTGGGGGAAGCACTATGCTCAGAGGCTTCCCTAACCGTCTGCAGAAGGAGCTGAGCAGCATGTGTCCAAATGACACCCCCCAGGTAAACGTGTTGCCTGAAAGAGACACTGCAGTGTGGACGGGCGGGTCCATCCTGGCATCACTTCAGGGCTTCCAACCACTGTGGGTCCACCGCTCTGACTACGAGGAACACGGGCCTTTCTTCCTCCACAGAAGGTGCTTCTGA
- the ACTL7B gene encoding actin-like protein 7B, producing the protein MATRNCSSPMPMGTAQGDPGEMGTLPSPDVGILDTGSATQLKMKPKKVRKIKALILDLGSQYCKCGYAGEPRPTYFISSTVGKGYSEAADAGDNRKETYVGHELLNMEAPLKLVNPLKYGVVVDWDCVQNILEYVFHTAMKILPEDHAVLLSDAPLSPISNREKYAELMFETFGIPAMHVTSQSLLSIYSYGKTSGLVVESGHGVSHVVPISEGNVLPGLTSRTDYAGSDLTNYLLQLLNGAGHQFTDDHLHIIEHIKKECCYSALVPEEELRLGLEELHVVYELPDGKLITIGHERFQCAEMLFKPTLVGSSDPGLHAVTAACLGRCQEAGFKEEMAANVLLCGGCTMLEGFPQRFQRELSLLCPGDSLSVAAAPERKTSVWTGGSILASLQAFQQLWVSKEEFRERGSAAIYSKC; encoded by the coding sequence ATGGCAACGAGAAACTGCTCTAGCCCCATGCCCATGGGCACGGCTCAGGGTGACCCTGGAGAGATGGGAACACTGCCAAGTCCTGATGTTGGCATTCTGGACACAGGTTCAGCCACTCAGCTGAAGATGAAGCCCAAGAAGGTGCGTAAGATCAAGGCACTCATCTTAGACCTGGGTTCCCAGTACTGTAAGTGTGGCTATGCAGGAGAGCCAAGGCCCACCTACTTCATCTCCTCCACTGTGGGCAAGGGCTACTCTGAGGCCGCTGATGCTGGCGACAACCGCAAGGAGACCTATGTGGGCCACGAGCTGCTCAACATGGAGGCGCCTCTGAAGCTGGTTAACCCGCTAAAATATGGTGTCGTGGTGGACTGGGACTGTGTCCAGAACATCTTGGAGTACGTATTCCACACAGCCATGAAGATCCTCCCTGAAGATCATGCTGTGCTGCTCTCCGACGCCCCGCTCAGCCCCATCAGCAATCGGGAGAAATACGCCGAGCTCATGTTTGAAACCTTTGGCATCCCTGCCATGCACGTGACGTCCCAGTCGCTGCTGTCCATCTATTCCTATGGCAAGACCTCAGGGCTGGTGGTGGAGAGTGGGCATGGTGTCTCGCATGTGGTGCCTATCTCAGAGGGCAACGTGCTGCCGGGCCTGACGAGCCGCACCGACTATGCCGGGAGCGACCTTACCAACTACCTGCTGCAGCTGCTCAACGGGGCCGGCCACCAGTTCACGGACGACCACCTGCACATCATCGAGCACATCAAGAAGGAGTGCTGCTACTCGGCACTCGTGCCCGAGGAGGAGCTCCGCCTGGGTCTGGAGGAGCTGCATGTGGTCTACGAGCTCCCTGATGGCAAGCTCATCACCATCGGTCACGAGCGCTTCCAGTGTGCCGAGATGCTCTTCAAACCCACCTTGGTGGGCAGCAGTGATCCGGGCCTTCATGCGGTCACGGCTGCCTGCCTGGGCCGCTGCCAGGAGGCGGGCTTCAAGGAGGAGATGGCGGCCAACGTGCTGCTGTGTGGTGGTTGTACCATGCTGGAGGGCTTCCCCCAGCGCTTCCAGAGGGAGCTGAGCCTCCTCTGTCCTGGGGACAGCCTTTCAGTGGCTGCTGCTCCCGAGAGGAAGACCTCCGTGTGGACCGGCGGCTCCATCCTGGCCTCCCTGCAGGCCTTCCAGCAGCTCTGGGTCAGCAAGGAAGAGTTTCGGGAGCGGGGCAGCGCAGCCATCTACAGCAAGTGCTGA